The following are encoded together in the Babesia microti strain RI chromosome II, complete genome genome:
- a CDS encoding NOB1, RNA-binding protein NOB1 (overlaps_old_locusTagID:BBM_II00895): MSIHAKKIVIDTGAYMRATHLDRYGERLHTTQKVALEIQKFKDDPALSCLRSIETINIEDPEDSDLELVRSFAKSTGDLPFLSQADISAIALTYKFFRQGGGTINLNPKENIEILPTKFANDSVKSKGKFECSGFGFNKWITKKNLNNLPGDLSSDSSSTNCIVACMTTDYSMQNLLLHMGLSVITVNGLAIKTAKRWGLICRACYFATSNSTLLFCEKCGHNTLDKIAINISKDGIVTAIDKRKYINTRGTIYSIPKQKVGRHANNLILSQDQMLMPGFIHNMRANQHKKKDSIEHLNLNGAIVDMVKSYEKPRNPVMHGIKIGFGKGNPNSNMWVKRNRFKY; this comes from the exons atgaGTATTCATGCGAAGAAAATTGTAATAGATACAGGTGCTTACATGCGGGCCACTCATTTAGATCGCTACGGCGAAAGATTACATACTACGCAAAAAGTAGCGTTGGAAATACAAAAGTTCAAAGATGACCCTGCTCTATCATGTTTGAGGTCAATTGAAACTATAAATATTGAGGATCCTGAGGATTCCGATCTGGAACTAGTTAGATCATTTGCCAAAAGTACTGGCGATTTACCTTTTTTATCTCAGGCAGACATATCTGCTATCGCACtaacatataaattttttaggcAAGGAGGAGGTACTATCAATTTAAACCCTAaggaaaatattgaaattttaccaacaaaatttgccaatgaTAGTGTAAAATCGAAgggtaaatttgaatgCAGTGGGTTTGGGTTTAACAAGTGGATAaccaaaaaaaatttaaataacttACCTGGTGACTTGAGTTCTGATTCCAGCTCAACGAATTGCATTGTTGCTTGTATGACAACTGATTATTCgatgcaaaatttattgttgcATATGGGATTATCAGTCATTACAGTGAACGGCTTGGCAATTAAAACCGCGAAGCGCTGGGGCCTGATCTGCCGTGCCTGCTACTTTGCCACTAGCAATTCTACATTGTTGTTTTGCGAAAAGTGTGGGCATAATACATTGGACAAGATTGccattaatatatcaaaagATGGCATTGTCACTGCAATTGATAAGCGAAAGTATATAAACACCAGGGGcacaatttattcaatcCCAAAGCAGAAAGTTGGAAGGCATGCCAATAACCTTATATTATCACAGGATCAAATGCTAATGCCTGGGTTCATCCACAACATGCGTGCGAATCAGCACAAGAAAAAGGATTCAATTGAGCACTTAAACTTG AATGGAGCAATAGTAGATATGGTTAAAAGTTATGAAAAGCCCAGGAATCCTGTTATGCATGGGATCAAGATAGGGTTTGGGAAGGGAAATCCAAATTCCAATATGTGGGTTAAGAGAAACAggtttaaatattaa